The Corynebacterium marinum DSM 44953 genome contains the following window.
AGCGACAACGCCAGCATCACGACCGGGATATAGGTCAGGAGGCCCTCCGGAATCTGGCTCACCATGGCGCGCCCACCTCCAGCAGATCAGCGACCCGGGCGCCGAGGAAGCCGGTCACGAGGGTGAGCGTCCCCAGGGCCAGGGGCGGGAAGACGGCGATCGCCGGAAGGCCCGACTGCCGACGCCCCGGCAGGCTGACCGGGTGCCCGTCCTCCTCCGCCTCGAGGAGCAGCGGGGCCATCATCTTGAGCAGGTACGCAGCAGACAGCAGAGTCGCGACGACCACGACCCCCACGATCCAGTACTGCCCCGAGGCGAACGCCGAGGTGGACAGCTGCCACTTCCCGGCGAAGGACAGGGAAATCGGCAGGCCGGCCAGCCCGACGGCGGACATGCCCATCGCCAGGACAAGGCCGGGGTGTTCCTGGCCGACGCCGCGCAGCTCGTCCAGTTCATCGGTCCCGTAGATCTCCTTGAGGTAGCCAGCGGCGAGGAACAGCGCGGCCTTCGCGACGCCGTGCCCGAGCGCCAGGCTCAGCGTTCCGCCGAGCGCGCCCGCGATGACGACGTCCTCCGTGAGTTCCGTGACCGGAAGCTCCTCGAGGCGGCGGGAGTCCGGGTTCGTCAGGATCGGGAAGAAAAGGAACCAGTAACCGACCTGCGCCACCGTCGAGTAGGCGACCAGCGGCTTGAGCCGGGTCTGCCGCAGCGCCATCACTGAACCGACGAAGATGGCCAGGACACCGAGCGCCGCCAGCACCCACGACATCCAGGCCAGCGTAGCGGTGATGGCCGGCGACGCCGCCGCCTCGGGCGCGCCGACGTTCGGGCTGACCCCGGGGGCCACGAGCCACAACCAGCAACGGAGGAGGACGAAGAGCGAGGCCTTGATGACCAGCGCCGACAGCAGCGGGGACACTGCCGTGGGGGATCCGGCGTGGGCGGGGATGAGCCAACCGTGCAGCGGGACGAGCGCCACCTTCAGGGACAGCCCCACGGTCAGCAGGATCAACGCCGCGAGGACGACCGGGTGGCTCTCCGGCGTCTCCGCGATGACGCCCGCCGCCTGGTTGATGTCCAGGGTGCCGGTCACCGAGACCACCAACCCCACCGCGACCAGAAATAGCAGGGAACCGAGCACCGCGACGAAGAGGTAGCGCAGCGCAGCGTGCCACGCATCCGTCTTTCCCAGGGCGACCAGGCCCACCGCCGTCAGCCCGACCAGTTCCAGGCCGACGTAGGTGTTGAAGAGATCCCCCGCCACGAAGACTGCGTTGAGGCCGGCCCAGCACCCCAGCCACAGCGGCCAGAAGGCCGGATGCTCCCCTTGCCAGCGGAGAGTC
Protein-coding sequences here:
- a CDS encoding complex I subunit 5 family protein; the encoded protein is MNAAQFSTGALVLLPLIAAACAALMPVAARRVLGLAVALGCAGFTAAVVSAVGAGEVVELSLGGYDAPLGITLRADGFSVLLALLTTAVGGLVTLFAAVFPASTGRRLASADDEGTLRWQGEHPAFWPLWLGCWAGLNAVFVAGDLFNTYVGLELVGLTAVGLVALGKTDAWHAALRYLFVAVLGSLLFLVAVGLVVSVTGTLDINQAAGVIAETPESHPVVLAALILLTVGLSLKVALVPLHGWLIPAHAGSPTAVSPLLSALVIKASLFVLLRCWLWLVAPGVSPNVGAPEAAASPAITATLAWMSWVLAALGVLAIFVGSVMALRQTRLKPLVAYSTVAQVGYWFLFFPILTNPDSRRLEELPVTELTEDVVIAGALGGTLSLALGHGVAKAALFLAAGYLKEIYGTDELDELRGVGQEHPGLVLAMGMSAVGLAGLPISLSFAGKWQLSTSAFASGQYWIVGVVVVATLLSAAYLLKMMAPLLLEAEEDGHPVSLPGRRQSGLPAIAVFPPLALGTLTLVTGFLGARVADLLEVGAPW